The following coding sequences lie in one Arabidopsis thaliana chromosome 3, partial sequence genomic window:
- the NHX2 gene encoding sodium hydrogen exchanger 2, with the protein MTMFASLTSKMLSVSTSDHASVVSLNLFVALLCACIVIGHLLEENRWMNESITALLIGLGTGVVILLISRGKNSHLLVFSEDLFFIYLLPPIIFNAGFQVKKKQFFRNFVTIMAFGAIGTVVSCTIISLGAIQFFKKLDIGTFDLGDFLAIGAIFAATDSVCTLQVLNQDETPLLYSLVFGEGVVNDATSVVLFNAIQSFDLTHLNHEAAFQFLGNFFYLFLLSTGLGVATGLISAYVIKKLYFGRHSTDREVALMMLMAYLSYMLAELFALSGILTVFFCGIVMSHYTWHNVTESSRITTKHAFATLSFLAETFIFLYVGMDALDIEKWRFVSDSPGTSVAVSSILMGLVMLGRAAFVFPLSFLSNLAKKHQSEKISIKQQVVIWWAGLMRGAVSMALAYNKFTRSGHTELRGNAIMITSTITVCLFSTMVRYLPLRFGLLNVFSLQRCCQ; encoded by the exons atgacaATGTTCGCCTCTTTAACCTCTAAAATGCTATCGGTGTCAACTTCTGATCACGCATCTGTCGTTTCACTTAATCTCTTTGTTGCCCTTCTATGTGCTTGTATCGTCATTGGCCATCTTTTGGAGGAGAATCGATGGATGAACGAATCCATCACTGCTTTATTGATT GGGCTTGGCACTGGTGTCGTCATATTGTTGATTAGTAGAGGGAAAAACTCACATCTCTTGGTCTTTAGTGAAGATCTcttctttatatatcttttgcCACCCATAATATTCAATGCAGG GTTTCAAGTAAAAAAGAAGCAGTTTTTCCGAAATTTTGTAACTATTATGGCTTTTGGCGCCATTGGGACCGTAGTTTCTTGCACCATAATATCTCTAG GTGCAATTCAGTTCTTTAAGAAATTAGACATTGGGACCTTTGACTTGGGCGATTTTCTTG CAATCGGCGCCATATTTGCTGCAACCGACTCTGTATGCACACTACAG GTTCTCAATCAAGATGAGACACCTTTGCTTTACAGTCTTGTATTTGGAGAGGGCGTTGTGAATGATGCCACATCTGTTGTGCTCTTCAATGCTATTCAGAGTTTTGACCTCACCCACCTTAACCATGAAGCAGCTTTTCAATTTCTTGGGAACTTTTTTTATCTGTTTCTCTTGAGCACCGGACTTGGTGTCGCA ACTGGTCTGATAAGTGCTTATGTCATCAAGAAACTGTATTTTGGAAG GCACTCGACTGATCGAGAAGTTGCCCTCATGATGCTTATGGCTTATCTTTCATATATGCTTGCTGAG CTATTCGCCTTGAGTGGTATCCTAACTGTATTTTTCTGTGGGATTGTGATGTCCCATTACACTTGGCACAATGTCACCGAGAGCTCAAGAATTACTACCAA GCATGCCTTTGCTACTTTGTCGTTTCTCGCTGAgacttttattttcctctaCGTTGGAATGGATGCATTGGACATAGAGAAATGGAGATTCGTGAGTGACAG CCCGGGGACATCAGTTGCAGTGAGCTCAATTCTAATGGGTCTAGTCATGCTTGGAAGAGCAGCTTTTGTCTTTCCTCTTTCCTTCTTATCAAACTTAGCCAAGAAGCATCAGAGCGAGAAAATCAGCATCAAGCAGCAA GTTGTGATCTGGTGGGCTGGTCTAATGAGAGGTGCTGTATCTATGGCTCTTGCCTACAATAAG TTTACAAGATCAGGGCACACAGAATTGCGCGGGAATGCAATCATGATTACCAGTACAATAACCGTCTGTCTTTTTAGCACCATGGTAAGATATCTCCCTCTCAGGTTTGGACTACTAAATGTATTTTCTCTACAGAGATGTTGTCAATGA
- a CDS encoding exportin-4 protein, whose amino-acid sequence MQHASSSEEYVLSKVSSVAAQLMKRGWLEFTPAQKEVFFLSGIYIVCNFSDFHF is encoded by the exons ATGCAGCATGCTAGTTCATCCGAGGAATATGTGCTTTCAAAAGTATCTTCTGTGGCTGCACAGCTGATGAAAAGAGGCTG GCTTGAGTTTACTCCAGCCCAGAAGgaagtcttttttttatcaggtATCTACattgtttgtaatttttcgGACTTTCATTTTTAG
- the ACP1 gene encoding acyl carrier protein 1 (acyl carrier protein 1 (ACP1); FUNCTIONS IN: acyl carrier activity; INVOLVED IN: fatty acid biosynthetic process; LOCATED IN: chloroplast; EXPRESSED IN: 23 plant structures; EXPRESSED DURING: 14 growth stages; CONTAINS InterPro DOMAIN/s: Phosphopantetheine-binding (InterPro:IPR006163), Acyl carrier protein-like (InterPro:IPR009081), Acyl carrier protein (ACP) (InterPro:IPR003231), Phosphopantetheine attachment site (InterPro:IPR006162); BEST Arabidopsis thaliana protein match is: acyl carrier protein 5 (TAIR:AT5G27200.1); Has 7070 Blast hits to 7070 proteins in 2342 species: Archae - 0; Bacteria - 4637; Metazoa - 167; Fungi - 132; Plants - 369; Viruses - 2; Other Eukaryotes - 1763 (source: NCBI BLink).), with amino-acid sequence MATQFSASVSLQTSCLATTRISFQKPALISNHGKTNLSFNLRRSIPSRRLSVSCAAKQETIEKVSAIVKKQLSLTPDKKVVAETKFADLGADSLDTVEIVMGLEEEFNIQMAEEKAQKIATVEQAAELIEELINEKK; translated from the exons ATGGCGACTCAATTCAGCGCTTCTGTCTCATTGCAAACTTCTTGTCTG GCAACAACAAGGATTAGTTTCCAAAAGCCAGCTTTGATTTCCAACCATGGAAAGACTAATCTATCCTTCAACCTCCGCCGTTCAATCCCATCTCGCCGCCTCTCTGTTTCTTGCGCG GCAAAACAAGAGACGATAGAGAAAGTGTCTGCTATAGTTAAGAAGCAACTATCACTTACACCGGATAAAAAAGTCGTTGCAGAAACCAAATTTGCTGACCTTGGAGCAGATTCTCTCGACACG GTTGAGATAGTAATGGGTTTAGAGGAAGAGTTTAACATCCAAATGGCCGAAGAGAAAGCACAGAAGATTGCCACAGTTGAGCAAGCTGCTGAACTCATTGAAGAGCTCATCAACGAGAAGAagtaa
- the NHX2 gene encoding sodium hydrogen exchanger 2 (sodium hydrogen exchanger 2 (NHX2); FUNCTIONS IN: sodium:hydrogen antiporter activity, sodium ion transmembrane transporter activity; INVOLVED IN: cation transport, sodium ion transport, regulation of pH, transmembrane transport; LOCATED IN: endomembrane system, integral to membrane; EXPRESSED IN: 26 plant structures; EXPRESSED DURING: 15 growth stages; CONTAINS InterPro DOMAIN/s: Na+/H+ exchanger, subfamily (InterPro:IPR004709), Cation/H+ exchanger, conserved region (InterPro:IPR018422), Cation/H+ exchanger (InterPro:IPR006153), Na+/H+ exchanger, isoforms 1-4, conserved region (InterPro:IPR018407); BEST Arabidopsis thaliana protein match is: Na+/H+ exchanger 1 (TAIR:AT5G27150.1); Has 5612 Blast hits to 5606 proteins in 1611 species: Archae - 51; Bacteria - 3727; Metazoa - 852; Fungi - 131; Plants - 439; Viruses - 0; Other Eukaryotes - 412 (source: NCBI BLink).), which produces MTMFASLTSKMLSVSTSDHASVVSLNLFVALLCACIVIGHLLEENRWMNESITALLIGLGTGVVILLISRGKNSHLLVFSEDLFFIYLLPPIIFNAGFQVKKKQFFRNFVTIMAFGAIGTVVSCTIISLGAIQFFKKLDIGTFDLGDFLAIGAIFAATDSVCTLQVLNQDETPLLYSLVFGEGVVNDATSVVLFNAIQSFDLTHLNHEAAFQFLGNFFYLFLLSTGLGVATGLISAYVIKKLYFGRHSTDREVALMMLMAYLSYMLAELFALSGILTVFFCGIVMSHYTWHNVTESSRITTKHAFATLSFLAETFIFLYVGMDALDIEKWRFVSDSPGTSVAVSSILMGLVMLGRAAFVFPLSFLSNLAKKHQSEKISIKQQVVIWWAGLMRGAVSMALAYNKFTRSGHTELRGNAIMITSTITVCLFSTMVFGMLTKPLIRYLMPHQKATTSTTSMLSDDSTPKSIHIPLLDGEQLDSFELPGSHQDVPRPNSLRGFLMRPTRTVHYYWRQFDDAFMRPVFGGRGFVPFVPGSPTERSSHDLSKP; this is translated from the exons atgacaATGTTCGCCTCTTTAACCTCTAAAATGCTATCGGTGTCAACTTCTGATCACGCATCTGTCGTTTCACTTAATCTCTTTGTTGCCCTTCTATGTGCTTGTATCGTCATTGGCCATCTTTTGGAGGAGAATCGATGGATGAACGAATCCATCACTGCTTTATTGATT GGGCTTGGCACTGGTGTCGTCATATTGTTGATTAGTAGAGGGAAAAACTCACATCTCTTGGTCTTTAGTGAAGATCTcttctttatatatcttttgcCACCCATAATATTCAATGCAGG GTTTCAAGTAAAAAAGAAGCAGTTTTTCCGAAATTTTGTAACTATTATGGCTTTTGGCGCCATTGGGACCGTAGTTTCTTGCACCATAATATCTCTAG GTGCAATTCAGTTCTTTAAGAAATTAGACATTGGGACCTTTGACTTGGGCGATTTTCTTG CAATCGGCGCCATATTTGCTGCAACCGACTCTGTATGCACACTACAG GTTCTCAATCAAGATGAGACACCTTTGCTTTACAGTCTTGTATTTGGAGAGGGCGTTGTGAATGATGCCACATCTGTTGTGCTCTTCAATGCTATTCAGAGTTTTGACCTCACCCACCTTAACCATGAAGCAGCTTTTCAATTTCTTGGGAACTTTTTTTATCTGTTTCTCTTGAGCACCGGACTTGGTGTCGCA ACTGGTCTGATAAGTGCTTATGTCATCAAGAAACTGTATTTTGGAAG GCACTCGACTGATCGAGAAGTTGCCCTCATGATGCTTATGGCTTATCTTTCATATATGCTTGCTGAG CTATTCGCCTTGAGTGGTATCCTAACTGTATTTTTCTGTGGGATTGTGATGTCCCATTACACTTGGCACAATGTCACCGAGAGCTCAAGAATTACTACCAA GCATGCCTTTGCTACTTTGTCGTTTCTCGCTGAgacttttattttcctctaCGTTGGAATGGATGCATTGGACATAGAGAAATGGAGATTCGTGAGTGACAG CCCGGGGACATCAGTTGCAGTGAGCTCAATTCTAATGGGTCTAGTCATGCTTGGAAGAGCAGCTTTTGTCTTTCCTCTTTCCTTCTTATCAAACTTAGCCAAGAAGCATCAGAGCGAGAAAATCAGCATCAAGCAGCAA GTTGTGATCTGGTGGGCTGGTCTAATGAGAGGTGCTGTATCTATGGCTCTTGCCTACAATAAG TTTACAAGATCAGGGCACACAGAATTGCGCGGGAATGCAATCATGATTACCAGTACAATAACCGTCTGTCTTTTTAGCACCATG GTGTTTGGTATGCTAACCAAACCACTGATTAGATACCTAATGCCACACCAAAAAGCGACCACCAGTACCACGAGTATGTTATCGGACGATAGCACTCCGAAATCAATCCACATTCCGCTCCTCGATGGTGAACAGCTAGATTCATTTGAGTTACCTGGGAGCCACCAGGACGTGCCACGACCAAACAGCCTTCGAGGTTTCCTCATGCGCCCCACACGGACTGTCCACTATTACTGGAGACAGTTTGATGATGCCTTCATGCGTCCTGTGTTTGGTGGTCGCGGATTCGTTCCCTTTGTCCCTGGTTCTCCGACTGAGAGAAGCAGCCATGATCTTAGTAAACCTTGA
- a CDS encoding exportin-4 protein — MQHASSSEEYVLSKVSSVAAQLMKRGWLEFTPAQKEVFFLSVHITHCFIL; from the exons ATGCAGCATGCTAGTTCATCCGAGGAATATGTGCTTTCAAAAGTATCTTCTGTGGCTGCACAGCTGATGAAAAGAGGCTG GCTTGAGTTTACTCCAGCCCAGAAGgaagtcttttttttatcag TCCATATAACACACTGTTTCATTCTTTGA
- the Cand2 gene encoding Protein of unknown function, transmembrane-40 (Protein of unknown function, transmembrane-40; CONTAINS InterPro DOMAIN/s: Protein of unknown function, transmembrane-40 (InterPro:IPR018781); BEST Arabidopsis thaliana protein match is: Protein of unknown function, transmembrane-40 (TAIR:AT5G27210.1); Has 134 Blast hits to 134 proteins in 47 species: Archae - 0; Bacteria - 6; Metazoa - 78; Fungi - 0; Plants - 49; Viruses - 0; Other Eukaryotes - 1 (source: NCBI BLink).), producing the protein MRVLSEIAESPFVISRLSPDSTATGGFIGGWVGKCHGFLHNTVLVLASILFVAYLAYEAKKSLSKLSNRRSYIMIAYYGFLWLVSLLNLAWCCLQAWECTPGKEVIWNLLTLFTTSGMLFLEVSLVAFLFQGNYASGAEALTRTFLISGLVIGLDLLLKAIYLFGFGVPLFIDNNEHIHKFKWGLWVIHKLLLAGIYGMIFFMYNSKWRERLPARPAFYKYITVMLALNGLSLFACALTANGAHFGLWLYGITSVCYHAFYLPLLYVTFLADFFQEEDLNLENVYYSEMKDAGFFDADWE; encoded by the exons ATGCGAGTGCTCAGCGAGATTGCGGAGTCACCGTTCGTGATTTCTCGGCTAAGCCCTGATTCGACGGCCACCGGAGGGTTTATCGGCGGATGGGTCGGGAAGTGTCATGGGTTTCTTCATAACacggttttggttttagcatCTATTCTATTCGTCGCTTACTTAGCGTACGAGGCGAAGAAGAGCTTGTCCAAGTTGTCTAATCGGAGATCTTACATTATGATTGCCTATTATGGTTTTCTTTGGCTTGTTAGCTTGCTCAATCTTGCTTGGTGTTGCCTTCAG GCATGGGAATGCACTCCGGGGAAAGAAGTTATTTGGAATTTGTTAACTTTGTTCACAACATCTGGAATGTTGTTTCTGGAAGTAAGCTTGGTAGCCTTTCTCTTCCAAGGAAACTATGCAAGCGGTGCTGAAGCATTAACACGAACTTTCCTCATCTCGGGGCTTGTCATTGGTCTCGATTTGCTTCTCAAG GCAATTTATCTGTTTGGCTTTGGAGTACCATTGTTTATCGACAACAATGAACATATACATAAGTTCAAATGGGGCTTATGGGTCATCCACAAGCTCTTACTAGCTGGCATTTATGGGATGATATTCTTCATGTACAACTCCAaatggagagagagattacCAG CAAGACCTGCATTCTACAAGTATATAACTGTCATGCTCGCCTTAAATGGGCTCTCCCTATTTGCATGTGCTCTTACGGCAAACGGTGCTCATTTTGGATTATG GTTGTATGGGATCACAAGTGTTTGTTACCACGCCTTCTATCTTCCTCTTTTGTATGTTACTTTTCTTGCAGACTTTTTCCAG GAGGAAGATCTGAATTTGGAGAATGTCTACTATTCAGAAATGAAAGATGCTGGATTCTTCGACGCTGATTGGGAATAA